From Bacteroidales bacterium, one genomic window encodes:
- a CDS encoding inositol monophosphatase family protein — protein MQPETINLETLSLRVCDLARTTGGIIRRDIHRISQKDLETKGRHNYVTYVDKMSEALLVKELASLLPEAGFIAEEGTTETKSGRFQWVIDPLDGTTNYIHGLPIYSISIALMDGEKVVLGVVYEVNRKECFHSWENGPAYLNGESIRCSSTRIMDDSLLATGFPYTDPGYLEQNLRLLGHLLQNSRGIRRLGSAAVDLAYVACGRFDGFYEYGLNPWDVAAGALIVQQAGGLVSDFTGGSGFIHGKQILASNPNLHGNLLSTLQKFFT, from the coding sequence ATGCAACCTGAAACCATTAACCTTGAAACCCTCAGTCTACGCGTGTGCGATCTGGCGCGCACCACAGGCGGGATCATCCGGAGGGACATACACAGGATCAGCCAGAAAGATCTTGAGACAAAGGGGCGCCATAATTATGTGACCTACGTTGATAAAATGTCGGAGGCTTTGCTGGTCAAAGAACTTGCCTCCCTGCTTCCAGAAGCGGGATTCATTGCTGAAGAAGGCACCACTGAGACAAAGAGCGGGAGGTTCCAGTGGGTGATCGATCCTCTGGATGGCACCACGAATTACATTCACGGACTGCCCATCTACTCCATCAGTATTGCCTTGATGGATGGCGAAAAGGTGGTTTTGGGGGTGGTTTATGAAGTGAACCGGAAAGAATGTTTCCATTCCTGGGAAAATGGCCCTGCCTATTTAAACGGTGAATCCATCCGCTGTTCCTCCACCCGGATCATGGATGATTCCCTGCTTGCAACAGGATTTCCATACACTGATCCGGGATACCTGGAACAAAATCTCCGTTTGCTGGGACATCTTCTGCAAAATTCAAGGGGTATCAGGCGTCTGGGTTCGGCCGCTGTTGATCTGGCCTATGTAGCCTGCGGCCGCTTCGACGGCTTTTATGAATATGGATTGAATCCCTGGGATGTGGCGGCGGGGGCGCTTATCGTGCAACAGGCAGGCGGGCTGGTCAGTGATTTCACCGGAGGATCCGGTTTCATTCACGGAAAACAGATCCTTGCCTCCAACCCGAACCTTCACGGTAATCTGTTGAGTACGCTCCAAAAATTTTTCACATAG
- a CDS encoding prolipoprotein diacylglyceryl transferase, whose protein sequence is MFPKLSDLLDYLFGIRINLPVQTYGFFMACAFMAAAWIVWLELKRKEKEGQIHSRTRTVWKGRSATAWDLASTGIIGFIIGYKLIGMIVDYADFAATPQDYILSAQGSWIGGILLGALSVFSTYYKRHKAKLDKPVKIQETVHPYQLTASIVLVAAVFGIIGSKIFDVFEHLGDLARDPVGTLFSFSGLTFYGGLIVASFAVIFYSERNKIPWPHIADTVAPALILAYAIGRIGCQLSGDGCWGVENPDPKPAWLGFLPDWMWAFDFPHNVINEGNRINSCTGDHCFVLSVPVYPTSFYETVMGCIIFVVLWLTRKKWIIPGYLFSFYLILNGIERFLIEFIRINQRYRFLGIELSQAQWIAILLILLGAAGFWFFKIKSKSKDQRAKIKT, encoded by the coding sequence GTGTTTCCAAAACTCAGCGACTTACTTGACTATCTGTTTGGGATCAGGATAAATTTACCGGTCCAGACTTATGGATTCTTCATGGCTTGCGCATTTATGGCGGCAGCCTGGATCGTATGGCTGGAGTTGAAAAGAAAGGAAAAAGAAGGGCAGATCCATTCCAGGACCAGGACAGTCTGGAAAGGCAGGTCCGCCACAGCCTGGGATCTGGCAAGCACGGGGATCATTGGTTTCATCATCGGTTACAAACTCATCGGGATGATCGTGGATTACGCGGATTTTGCTGCTACTCCGCAGGATTACATTTTATCAGCACAAGGAAGCTGGATCGGGGGGATCCTGCTGGGTGCCCTGTCCGTTTTCTCCACCTATTATAAAAGACATAAAGCAAAGCTTGACAAACCGGTCAAAATCCAGGAAACCGTTCACCCTTACCAGCTCACGGCCAGTATCGTACTGGTGGCTGCCGTTTTTGGAATCATCGGGTCCAAGATCTTTGATGTTTTTGAGCACCTCGGCGACCTGGCCCGGGATCCGGTCGGGACCCTGTTTTCGTTCAGCGGGCTGACGTTCTACGGAGGTCTGATCGTGGCGTCCTTTGCCGTCATATTTTATTCTGAAAGGAACAAGATTCCCTGGCCGCATATTGCCGACACCGTAGCACCGGCCTTGATCCTGGCCTATGCCATCGGACGCATCGGGTGTCAGCTTTCCGGAGATGGTTGCTGGGGCGTTGAGAATCCTGATCCAAAACCGGCCTGGTTGGGATTCCTGCCCGACTGGATGTGGGCATTTGACTTCCCCCATAATGTGATCAACGAAGGGAACCGCATCAACAGCTGTACAGGTGATCATTGCTTTGTCCTGTCAGTGCCGGTGTACCCCACATCTTTCTATGAAACCGTCATGGGATGCATCATCTTCGTCGTACTCTGGCTGACACGGAAAAAATGGATCATCCCCGGCTATCTGTTCAGTTTTTATTTAATCCTGAACGGAATCGAACGATTCCTGATCGAATTTATCCGGATCAACCAGCGCTACCGTTTTCTGGGCATCGAACTGTCGCAGGCACAGTGGATCGCCATTTTGCTAATTTTACTGGGAGCAGCTGGATTCTGGTTCTTTAAAATAAAATCAAAAAGCAAAGATCAAAGAGCAAAAATCAAAACATGA